A region of the Sminthopsis crassicaudata isolate SCR6 chromosome 6, ASM4859323v1, whole genome shotgun sequence genome:
attatttaaaaactatttgttaggattcttacaaggtactaagacagtggaatttatagacacaataattatctaaattagcatggttcagtatgattgatctgatcctacaaggagatgtgtatggcccagaacttgaaacaaggtactcagtgggattgaggagacaatagttaaatctaatttagcattgatttaatcctacaataaataatggtttcctagtgatataataattggtgTATACTGAGTGAggggcatataaggaggagctctcagggccagaaggagaagcccactagaagctcatttggaggaagctagaggtagaagctggcagaggcaaatgactagtggcaggagctctcagaaccaaggaaagAGTTAGCCCTCTAAGAAAGTTAACAGGAACcaaggaaggagataagactttgaaggagactttaataggatctggactttaatacctggctgcatttagGATGATTActctgaattgaaactaaggctgcctccagaagccccccaagaaacctgctcctagagaacaatataatttagagaagaatattacaactactatacaaatattatttggtgACATAATgcccattttttttcatcaaggacACAAAGGGGAATGATTAAATTACAGCCATATTTTTATTTAGATAATAATGACATTTTGTTTCTCCACACAttcttcatttctccatttctcaGTGTGTATAGGATATATgcctcatatatacatatatatatatatatatatatatatatatatatatatatatatatatatatatatatatatatatatatatgccttacAGGGCAGATAAAAACTCAGTAAAACTTAATGATTTCCATTCATGTTGATGGTGGCTCTCATCAGTCTTGGATTCTTTTCCATGGTAATTGTGACACATAGAAATTTGgtagtgaaaaaagaaacagtcctAAACAATTGGACCGCTAGACAATTATTATTCTTGTCTAACCAGACCAATTCTTATGTGcttctttctctatatctctctttctgttcctctttttctctttgtatctgtgtCTATGCaagtctgtctctgtttctgtgcaTGTCACTCTTTGTTTGTCCATATGcacttttctctgtctttctctgtctctctgtttcggtctctttctctccatctctctgtctgtctgtctgtctgcatgttgctctctctctctctgtttctttctgtttgtctctgtcctGTCTCTGGGTCTCTATGTCTCTATTagtttctgtatctctgtgtctttttctttccttcttctctctttctctcccctgtctctctcccttcattcttATAAATTGCAACCAAAAAATAGTTATGCACATTTATAGATATACTTGCTGTTATGACTCTTATTGTGGTAACCcaggaagaaaattatagttgGCAATCAATCAGGACATGAAAAATTGTGAATTTATTATGTGTGTTTCTAAATGAAGTACACGTTCCACTATGTCACATGAGACTGGAAGGTAAGTGCCCACATGCCCTGGAGGGAGTAAAGTTGGATTAATATtgtttaactgaaaaaaaaattttctaaactGCTTTTGGGAGCATCAGTTTTCCAGATTCCTAAAGACTTATAAATACTTCTCCTCACATTTTTGAAGCTTcttaaatgttctttttattttttatcaaactAATGCTTTATGgagttgaaaattatatttattttactttacaatGTAGAAATGTTCACTCATTATTTCTGAATCACAAAATATTATACAAAGATTTCTGTCTATCTTCAGCCACCTTTCCAGTGCTGGGAAATCATAGCTTGTTCTCAGTTTTTCAGAAACTGTGTGCACAGGGGCTGGTATTCTCCTATTCTTAAGGGCAGCAAAGGCTTTTTTTGGGTGATTTATACCAGTCTTGATCTGTCCATTTTTAGTTTATACATACTTACATTTAATCCAATAACTCTAACTGAATTAAAAGTTTGATGAATGTGTTTGACTACTGGGGAGAACCAGACTGGGCTAGTACTAAATTTTATCAGTCAGTATTGTGGGGCAATGAAATTTAATTTAGCTATGGGTGGTAGTGTATAGATATAATAGCTAGATTCCAGGCTAATtatgtatttccaattatttatggCATTTAAAACTTACTGGGCAGGAAATATGATTTAACCAATGATAATTTATAATCTCTGCATTATAGAAAGTTTTATTTATGGGTTCAACTTAGCATTTTTTATCAAGGAGGGCTGGATATAaaggactcattggaaaaaccATTCTGAAACCCCTTGGATTCTTCATTTAACAACAGTAAGTTTCTGAAAATATTACCTTATGTAATTttctggaagaaataaaatgtggggggaggaagagggaggaagacatGGAATCTTGATTATTGAAATCAAGCACTTGaaaaatttgaagaagaaaaatgtgtaCACTCCCTTTGCTTTATTACAAAAGTCATAAATAGGAGGAAAATATGCTAAAAGAAGTGAAGTTCAGCCAAAGACAGACTTGATAAAAGACAGGAAAAGTCTAAACGTGTCATGGGCTCCCAAAGTGGTGGCTGATTATTCTTTCCTGAAGGTTTTCCAGCAAGAGCTGTAAGACTATGTCTCAAGAATATCAAAACTTTTTGGTTGGTGGGTCAATTTTAACTAGACATTGAAGTACAAAGCTATTAAGATCCTTGCAATTGTAATATTCGGTAATCATTTATTAACAGCAAAGTGTCAATCTTTATAAATGTGTGTCAAATATGTTATTTGTCAATTTATCCATCATTATATCATGTCTtccatttatctgtctgtctatccatttatatttatctagttcCCTTTTCTGAAAAATTCCAGTCATCCCAAATGTAGATTTTGGAGGCTCTAGACTAATccctttatattatattattataattatattaattattatgttatattaaacAGAAGATCTAGAGATAGATGGCTATGGTAGGAAGTGGGGAAGTGAGGAATAGAGTTAACCCAAAATACATTGTGAGAAAtctctttcttttggttttccctGAACTGCTTATTTACTTTGATATTTATCTATCACCCCATATTTGAAGGCTACAGTGTTGTAttggtgtatgtgtatatgcttgtgtgtgtgtatgtgttggtGTTATTATCCTATTAGTGTATGCAAAGTGATTGTTTTATAAGCATTAATTATCATCAAAATTGCATCACTGATCCCTCCatgaagagaatctagaaacATATCTGGGAATGATTTTTGACAGTACAGTAGGCTTCTATATTTTGTCCTTACTCCATATAAAATGATTGCAGTATCACAGTTATTTAGAGAACGTGGTTCCAGTTTTCAAATATATCTAGATTAAGTTTAccattttatatgtaatatttttttcttttatagtttaatttttacatttcagTCCTGAGGAAAATATTCACAAAAAAGGTACAACAGTGTATAAGTAGACAAATGAATGTTTAGAATATGTCTGTAACAgtaagaatgcttttttttttttaaatttagacaatgttcttattttataattatcaggTGAAATTGTTACCTCAGTTTGCTAGGGAAATAGAAACCTGGGTCATGCAAATATTTGTGTAATAAAAAACATCACATAATTTGAATGCATTAGTAATGCAAATTGTTATCaaattaatcattaaaataatcaattatcatcaaatttaaaatcaaattatttctaaaaatcatatttaaatattagtaattattaaTACTCAATTAACAGAAACTGAGTTAGATCTGTAAACTCTATTGAGTACAGTCAAGCATGCTTGAACAAGAGCCTCATCATAAATTTACATCGCACATTGATAAAATAATTCAACTGAAATATTGTTAGGAGAAGGAATAGATTATGTCACTAGGCAGACAATTTGAATTTTGGACAGataaagttttaagaaaaaataataaatttcattcagCTTATACTCTTTCTTTATCAATATACACATGTGTTATgactatatatacacacgtaAATACACAtgcctatgtatatatatacatctatatgaaTACATATTGTGTACTTTcatgtctatgtgtgtatatatgatggATGTGTATGGTTTCTCTTTCACATGATAATGTGCCAATATTTGATGACAGTTATCATGACATGTCCAAGTTCTCTTCTCCAGGGTAAGCATTTATGATTAAGTTTATTCATACTTCCAATATAATCTCAGAGCATATTTTCAATCTAGCtccacaaaaaagaaattaccaCATAGAAAACTAGAGCTGGGAATAGTGTTATTTAGGGGGAATGTTTGTGTGTTATCAAGAGTAGCTCCACAATCTGGATATTCAtgatatatagtttttaaaaataatgaaaacaataataaccCAAAGAAATGATAGACATTTTCGATAATATGCTTGCACTaacataatttttcttctaatttcagaTAAAAGTTAATCCTGAATAtaaaataccaaaaaacaaaatgggGATTAAGGGCAATGTCACCGAATTCATTCTCTTTGGATTATCCGATGATTCAAATACACAGATATTTTGTtgtatcttcttcttcttctgttacaTCAGTCTCATCACAGGAAACCTTGTAATTCTCATCTCTATCCATTTTAGTCATCTTTTCTACCAGCCAATGTACTATTTCCTCAGTCACTTGTCTTCTATGGACATCTACTATACTTCCACTGTTACACCAAAACTACTTCAGAATCTATTAACTAAAAGAAGAACTATCTCCTATGATTTTTGTATGTTCCAAATCTTTGGGATGCACTTTTTTGGCAGTATTGAGGTCTTCATCCTGACCGCAATGGCCTTAGACCGCTATGTTGCCATCTGTAAACCTCTCCATTATATGGTCATCATGAGCAGAAAGAAATGTAACCTTCTTGTGTTAGCTGCTTGGGCTGGAGGAGCTGCTCACTCCTTTCCTCAATTATTCATGATGCTCAAATTACCCTTTTGTGGCCCCAATGAAATTGATCATTATTTCTGTGACATCTTCTCCTTACTGGAAATTGCCTGTACAGATACTTACATGTCTGGTGTTCTTGTTGTAATCGATTCAGGGATAATAGTCTTGATAATCTTTATGATCTTATTTGTTTCTTATGCCACTATTTTATGGACTCTACGCACCCATTCAGCTGAAGGGAGGCGGAAAGCTCTCTCCACCTGTgggtcccattttacagttgtagttttgttttttgtacctgcaatttttttccttccttcgaCCTCCCACTACTTACCCAGAGGATAAAATGTTTGCTCTATTTTATACCATCATTGCTCCAATGTTCAACCCCTTAGTCTATACTCTGAGAAATACTGAAATGAAAAATGCCATGAGAAAGGTATGGTGTCAAAAGATTTTGGGAAAAGGAAATCTAAAGCAATTGCATTAATTTATCATACAAAAGGGGTTGATGATTCAAATGCAATTTTAGGTTGAAAGTGTTCTATGAAAAGTATTGCTGGCCAAATATCAATATTGGAATGCAGAGGGATGATGGGCATAAGTAGTGATgaacaaatgataaaaaatagTATCTAATGAGCTGTGTAAATTGTTAATGTCAAGATTTTGTGTTGTCTACACCTTTTCTCAAATCATAtgtcttttaaatgtttattacatcttaattttcttatttgtaatatCATGCTTAGTATGTCTCTTTctaacagaaatatttttttttattttcattaaaataaaacatgaaattattaataaacatatatgttacTTATGTGCCTATAATctgtatacacataaacacacagatatgtatagataaatgCCACTGTATATATGTGGAATTCTGGGATGATTCTTTATGTCTGTTTTAATTGGCCTCTTGGATCTCTGAGGTTTGCATATCCAAAGACTCAAGCCaagtaaaagttatttttctcaaTTGGTCTATGTAGGTAAGTAAATGGCTTAACAgtttccaaaataaatataaaaagaactcttCATTTCCAGACTCTGGGATTAGTAACTAATCAATAGTATAAATAACAGATTCTAAATAAATCAATGATGGAATATTTGAAGACATCATCCCTTATACCTGTACATATTGGATATTCTATGCTGAATTTGTCACCTGAATTTCAAATTGTGGCCATCCACAAAATGCCTTTGAGGCTCTCAAGAGATTATTTGGGAAAGTACCAGTGAAGGAGAAGTTTAACTGAAAGTTGTCTTTCTGAATGTATATTTTCAGATCATCTGAGTAGATGAGAGCAGTCAGGTGAAAAAATAGGATACTAGGCCTGCTGCCAGGAAGACTTAATTCAGACTctcagtagctgtgtgatcctgaggaaATCACTACAtactgtttgactcagtttcttcacctgtaataTGAGTCAGAGAACGAAATGATAAACCACttaagtgtctttgccaagaaaagcccaaatactGTCACAAAGACAGATGTgacaaaaatgactgaaaatttgATAAACTTTCTAAGAGAATAAATAGCTCAGGAACAGAACTGTAAGGGGAGTTTATTTAGACAGGCATTTAAATAGATCCAACAATATTTTTTCAAGCTCTTCAGTCATGTTCATGCTCAGATAAACATCTGGCATTATGAAAAGAACATTGAACTTGGAACCATGTAACCTCTGAGGACTAAGGTCCTGATCTTTAACACCAACCACTTgattttaacttctctgggtctcaagcACATTATATGGTGAACTGTAGCCTTGGACAACTTAATCTCATGGCCCATTCATCTTTTGGATTTAGGATCCTATTATAGGGACTGttaacatttttgtttctgttcttgTTTCTGTCATTTAACAACTAAGTATAACAGCCTCagaataatgttaaaatatatagaaaaaatttaaaaataatatttaaatacttatGAAAATATGAGATGACATAATATATgtcctttaacatatttaataatacatttaaaacaggtaaattaaagttatttttaaagtcaTAACAGTGTGAAGGCTATTATTGACTATCATGGAATAGAATACAAAACTCTCTCATTATCTTTGACCAGGAAGCAAGAATATCATATCGgacataaaaattgtttttattttttttctaaataaatatatacattctcaactcagaaatatataaattaatgctatatatacagagagagcgagagagagagagagagagagagagagagagagagagagagagagagactgagagacagatacacagagcCAGATACAGAggcagagccagagacagagacaataaaACAGTATTTCATacctcaatattttttaaaaatagattctttTCTCTCAATCAACACCATAATTCTTCAATGCTTTTAAGTTGAACTCCAATCATAGTATAGAGAATGTTAATTcattgtcatttaaaaatcaatgagattttttattattaaaatatttcatgtttaacaataacaaagaaaaaaataggggaagatagatggtgcaatggatagaatactgtccctagaatcaggagaacatgaCTTCTCCTGATGTCAGGAGGaatcagacacttgacacttattggctgtgtgaccctgggcaagtcattgaaccccaatagtttctctgtctctgtctctttttctctgctgttttgcctgtctatctgtctcctctccttctctctttctctctttctctctttctctctctctccctctctcacacacatgtacacactcacattctcacatacatatacacaaggTAAATTTAGTAATCaaatttaatgttatcaaaaagtagatttttgaaagaaatatgaagtttcttatttttcatagatttatattttttaaaaaaaagtttacataggattttctattttctcttcaatttggtaaaatactttctttaacatttgaattttatatgaatattaggCACTTTTTATCCTTCTATATCAGatgattagaattttttttattattttttcattagttttcttaAAGTTAAAATTTGGATATTGAATTAAAAGTTACCTAATTCACATGGTTAAAATATTTACCACTTAAACCAAATTATGGCTgagatttatctttttaaaaaatgatccatataaactattttcaaaaacaagtaaagaaggagtactgccaaattccttctatggcaTAAATATGGcattgatacttaaaccaggaagggccaaatagagaaagaaaattataaatcaatcttcctaatgatctttgatgcaaaaattttaaataaatgttagcaaa
Encoded here:
- the LOC141547416 gene encoding LOW QUALITY PROTEIN: olfactory receptor 4P4-like (The sequence of the model RefSeq protein was modified relative to this genomic sequence to represent the inferred CDS: deleted 1 base in 1 codon): MGIKGNVTEFILFGLSDDSNTQIFCCIFFFFCYISLITGNLVILISIHFSHLFYQPMYYFLSHLSSMDIYYTSTVTPKLLQNLLTKRRTISYDFCMFQIFGMHFFGSIEVFILTAMALDRYVAICKPLHYMVIMSRKKCNLLVLAAWAGGAAHSFPQLFMMLKLPFCGPNEIDHYFCDIFSLLEIACTDTYMSGVLVVIDSGIIVLIIFMILFVSYATILWTLRTHSAEGRRKALSTCGSHFTVVVLFFVPAIFSFLRPPTTYPEDKMFALFYTIIAPMFNPLVYTLRNTEMKNAMRKVWCQKILGKGNLKQLH